A part of Tigriopus californicus strain San Diego chromosome 10, Tcal_SD_v2.1, whole genome shotgun sequence genomic DNA contains:
- the LOC131888182 gene encoding citramalyl-CoA lyase, mitochondrial-like: MLKLCSICYRIWGRPFGTMSRLIRKVSFQSPVIRHVRSVGSAPPTKKYTPRRALMYVPGNDERKVAKIPKLGADCICLDCEDGVSINKKLEARTNIRRILDERSVDFGQSECSVRVNSVESGLCEEDLKAVLGGNNLPMALHLPKVDEPDQLIWFAEKLNEFLLHQGKAVSPIGLIIFIESARALMRLPEICEQASLLRTMCPIIPEALVFGSDDFVADIGATRTPEARELLYARQKLVTVAKAFQLQAIDLVHIDYKDLEGLKVQSAEGARMGFTGKQVIHPGQVSVVQAAFAPSQDRIEWATQLIKEFREHEANGHGAFTFRGSMIDMPLVKQAQNIVDMKDKL; encoded by the coding sequence ATGCTTAAGCTATGCTCAATTTGTTACAGGATTTGGGGACGCCCTTTTGGGACCATGTCTCGCTTGATTCGAAAAGTAAGCTTTCAATCACCTGTCATCCGACATGTACGGTCTGTGGGAAGTGCCCCGCCTACCAAGAAATATACTCCAAGGCGGGCTTTGATGTACGTGCCAGGCAATGACGAACGAAAAGTGGCCAAGATTCCCAAGCTAGGGGCGGACTGCATCTGTTTAGATTGCGAAGATGGCGTGTCGATCAACAAAAAGCTTGAGGCGCGCACAAATATTCGCCGAATCCTGGACGAAAGAAGTGTCGATTTTGGCCAATCCGAATGTTCCGTCAGGGTCAATTCTGTTGAAAGTGGCCTTTGCGAAGAAGACCTTAAGGCAGTGTTAGGTGGGAATAACCTACCCATGGCCTTGCATCTTCCGAAAGTGGATGAGCCCGATCAATTGATCTGGTTCGCAGAGAAATTGAACGAATTTTTGTTACATCAAGGAAAAGCCGTCAGTCCGATTGGgctcatcattttcatcgaatCAGCCCGAGCCTTAATGCGATTACCAGAAATCTGCGAGCAAGCCTCGTTACTTCGGACGATGTGTCCCATCATTCCTGAAGCGTTAGTGTTTGGCAGTGACGATTTTGTGGCAGATATAGGAGCCACTCGCACACCCGAGGCCCGTGAGCTTCTGTACGCGCGCCAAAAATTGGTGACCGTGGCCAAAGCCTTTCAATTGCAAGCTATCGATTTAGTACACATCGATTATAAAGATCTGGAGGGGCTTAAGGTTCAATCTGCAGAGGGAGCGCGAATGGGTTTCACGGGTAAACAGGTAATTCATCCGGGTCAGGTGTCCGTGGTACAAGCCGCTTTTGCTCCGAGTCAAGATCGGATCGAGTGGGCCACTCAGTTGATCAAAGAGTTTCGGGAACATGAAGCCAATGGCCACGGGGCTTTTACGTTTCGTGGAAGCATGATCGATATGCCTTTGGTGAAACAAGCTCAAAATATTGTTGATATGAAAGATAAGTTGTGA
- the LOC131888184 gene encoding vacuolar protein sorting-associated protein VTA1 homolog, giving the protein MASPHHLALPPLPVSLKAIAHSLKTASEHENRDPVVTYWCRLSALQSGLKLDKGSKEAKAVLIPLMDWLEKEKKVLAGHEAITSEVVASAYIENYAFKLFAWADQQDRDGQFSKNVVKSFYSAGILFDVLTVFGELTPENAHAHKYAKWKAAYIHNCLKNGERPVPGPMGGEEGSVSDPSEGALGWQDPMGGSLTPQIPPQSHQSEHLNPEEAESKPVPSPRLSKVEAVAPAAPAASEDEPTTPCGLTPAQIIQTQKLCKYASSALDYEDTATAIDNLQKALKLLKTGQES; this is encoded by the coding sequence ATGGCATCCCCTCACCACCTGGCACTCCCACCCTTGCCCGTCTCGCTCAAGGCCATCGCCCACTCCTTGAAGACCGCCTCCGAGCACGAAAACCGCGATCCCGTCGTCACGTATTGGTGTCGGTTATCCGCCCTGCAAAGCGGACTCAAGCTCGACAAAGGCTCGAAAGAGGCCAAGGCTGTGCTGATCCCACTCATGGATTGgctggaaaaggagaagaaggtcTTGGCCGGCCATGAGGCCATCACGTCCGAGGTGGTGGCCAGTGCCTACATTGAGAACTATGCATTCAAGTTGTTCGCCTGGGCCGATCAACAGGATCGTGATGGTCAGTTTAGCAAGAATGTGGTCAAGTCCTTCTATTCGGCCGGGATTCTCTTCGATGTCTTGACCGTGTTCGGCGAACTAACGCCCGAAAACGCTCATGCTCACAAGTACGCCAAATGGAAGGCGGCTTACATTCATAATTGTCTGAAGAACGGGGAACGGCCCGTACCCGGTCCCATGGGTGGCGAAGAGGGGAGCGTTTCAGATCCTTCGGAAGGCGCTCTGGGGTGGCAGGACCCGATGGGCGGAAGCTTAACACCGCAAATCCCGCCACAATCCCATCAATCGGAACATTTGAATCCGGAAGAGGCTGAGAGTAAACCCGTGCCATCGCCCAGATTGTCCAAAGTAGAGGCCGTGGCTCCCGCGGCTCCTGCGGCCTCGGAGGACGAACCCACTACTCCGTGTGGCTTGACCCCGGCCCAGATCATCCAAACGCAGAAGTTGTGCAAATATGCGTCAAGTGCTTTAGATTACGAGGACACCGCCACGGCCATTGACAACCTTCAGAAGGCTTTGAAGTTACTGAAAACTGGCCAAGAGAGTTAA
- the LOC131888183 gene encoding putative deoxyribonuclease TATDN2 isoform X1 — MALKDSIPRPPQQPPLIRMKAILERNVFDSHCHLDRLFGDLVLKPKYFQTFKRENAAIMGETFEGCITSFCQPRDWREKPWQCVLEEEGIYGAIGVHPSRAREYDENTEDELRYFLQEEPKIVALTEVGLDETHKVPLQIQEVAMVRQIQIAIEFKKPICLHIRGASEAAAYAMLKTGLARDWPLHMHCFTDSYEIYIRWLNQYPKMKFGVVLNKANLEFLRRVPLGHLLLETDAPYFPPRSDHFKTKGEFLKKRSDRPVSHPGMVIYVATEVAKVKGMDVNVVLGANRRNIREIYGV, encoded by the exons ATGGCTTTGAAGGACTCCATTCCCAGACCCCCTCAGCAACCCCCACTCATTCGAATGAAGGCCATCCTAGAACGGAATGTGTTCGACTCACATTGTCACTTAGACCGCCTATTCGGAGACCTCGTTCTCAAACCTAAGTATTTCCAAACGttcaagagagaaaatgcGGCCATCATGGGCGAAACCTTTGAAGGTTGTATCACGAGCTTTTGTCAGCCAAGAGATTGGCGTGAG AAGCCTTGGCAGTGTGTTCTCGAAGAAGAGGGGATTTATGGAGCCATTGGGGTTCATCCAAGTCGGGCCCGTGAGTATGACGAGAACACAGAAGACGAATTGAGGTACTTTCTCCAAGAAGAGCCCAAAATCGTAGCCCTCACCGAAGTGGGATTGGACGAAACCCATAAGGTTCCTTTGCAAATTCAAGAGGTGGCCATGGTGAGACAAATCCAAATAGCCATTGAATTCAAGAAACCCATTTGTCTTCACATTAGAGGGGCGTCAGAAGCGGCTGCTTACGCAATGCTGAAA ACTGGACTCGCCAGAGATTGGCCTCTCCACATGCATTGTTTCACCGATAGTTATGAGATCTACATTCGATGGCTGAACCAATATCCGAAGATGAAGTTTGGCGTCGTGCTGAACAAAGCCAACTTGGAATTTCTAAGGCGAGTCCCGTTAGGACATCTTTTACTTGAAACAGACGCCCCGTATTTTCCTCCAAGATCA GACCATTTTAAGACCAAGGGAGAGTTTCTGAAGAAAAGGTCAGACAGACCCGTGTCCCATCCAGGCATGGTGATTTATGTCGCCACGGAGGTCGCCAAAGTCAAGGGGATGGACGTCAATGTGGTACTAGGAGCCAATAGAAGGAACATCCGTGAAATTTACGGAGTATGA
- the LOC131888183 gene encoding putative deoxyribonuclease TATDN2 isoform X2 codes for MALKDSIPRPPQQPPLIRMKAILERNVFDSHCHLDRLFGDLVLKPKYFQTFKRENAAIMGETFEGCITSFCQPRDWREKPWQCVLEEEGIYGAIGVHPSRAREYDENTEDELRYFLQEEPKIVALTEVGLDETHKVPLQIQEVAMTGLARDWPLHMHCFTDSYEIYIRWLNQYPKMKFGVVLNKANLEFLRRVPLGHLLLETDAPYFPPRSDHFKTKGEFLKKRSDRPVSHPGMVIYVATEVAKVKGMDVNVVLGANRRNIREIYGV; via the exons ATGGCTTTGAAGGACTCCATTCCCAGACCCCCTCAGCAACCCCCACTCATTCGAATGAAGGCCATCCTAGAACGGAATGTGTTCGACTCACATTGTCACTTAGACCGCCTATTCGGAGACCTCGTTCTCAAACCTAAGTATTTCCAAACGttcaagagagaaaatgcGGCCATCATGGGCGAAACCTTTGAAGGTTGTATCACGAGCTTTTGTCAGCCAAGAGATTGGCGTGAG AAGCCTTGGCAGTGTGTTCTCGAAGAAGAGGGGATTTATGGAGCCATTGGGGTTCATCCAAGTCGGGCCCGTGAGTATGACGAGAACACAGAAGACGAATTGAGGTACTTTCTCCAAGAAGAGCCCAAAATCGTAGCCCTCACCGAAGTGGGATTGGACGAAACCCATAAGGTTCCTTTGCAAATTCAAGAGGTGGCCATG ACTGGACTCGCCAGAGATTGGCCTCTCCACATGCATTGTTTCACCGATAGTTATGAGATCTACATTCGATGGCTGAACCAATATCCGAAGATGAAGTTTGGCGTCGTGCTGAACAAAGCCAACTTGGAATTTCTAAGGCGAGTCCCGTTAGGACATCTTTTACTTGAAACAGACGCCCCGTATTTTCCTCCAAGATCA GACCATTTTAAGACCAAGGGAGAGTTTCTGAAGAAAAGGTCAGACAGACCCGTGTCCCATCCAGGCATGGTGATTTATGTCGCCACGGAGGTCGCCAAAGTCAAGGGGATGGACGTCAATGTGGTACTAGGAGCCAATAGAAGGAACATCCGTGAAATTTACGGAGTATGA
- the LOC131887749 gene encoding FERM domain-containing protein 4A-like yields the protein MDKLSNKLRLVRSQSMGVGMGSVAIHPDKIPVMRRTPSHADGRAASIVLLDERRLEMLIQPRLYAGELLDLVASHCQLKEKEYFGLAVVDDSGHYTWLQLDRKVLDHDLPRKPQTLTVHFLVKFFIESIAHLSDNKTIELFCLQARSLIFRGTLEVESDIVFQLAALSLQGSHGDFIDDLTTRSLIKKSPILPATVLKENASMTYCEDQVIDHHKKMNGQTRGQAVVNYMTIVESMPTYGVHYFEVYDKRQTPWWLGLSCKGIAQYSYNDRKVPVRVFPWKQLENLYFRDKKFSIEVHDAKRVVQTLSSFNLYEDALKLDSGNQAKDELVDAIADSTTQVSVSRRSFNPGSIHVYVWFGKTQGLTKCIWQSAISQHQFYLDRKQAKMRHNPQRTLKEIARDLSRSTASLSSASSLSNLSRSESTHSLAGISTGAGSTLSGSRILTEEAMQEQSEEAKRARMEMIAALKARREALEAKLKDKEKQLKEICVKEGELTGELPPETPLAPGEPPPQIRRRMGTEFALSEDLLRKKNSPEEEQLTALELEYEIQSKITSAALKLANDSSAPKSVRKQRKISYQQTMRKFREIENKLNKLKSTGGNHHSQIQRRHRSTTSDLSPDPRQHYNRRSSAEDIRRGISVPDLDAVSHRQTPPNGFLESIDDVDGFSPRSCPNSPRKNFNNQKPPDSISLEHPNSHRAPTITSGYIPSSVYLRSSYRAKQFPTLSTNSSKVPLLATAERGVDSSGRSATLPTSPFRNKYEDPRLTQCDSPVGLYNIPQQRTSQAFSSLDDIDALTTNTLNRASALNSGSNISIQGPQPPPKATSRSHLGGQFGPMRMGSSSPSNQYPSLERAMRRRQPGLNPLMANRELPALPKSSSPTVRSSIESLSSASLSSRVESARSMEDLESLEASGFRGHSKMQYREVMINGNPSSTGSHDDPLDPSLMADAMSKMNLSSRPHHLRNTEEYPPHYSPSSSTTSVISSSGVASSKGSHHMLGIRPLETGGPYPSSHAKLGTLLPGQTYPEPSAKPLAPAIGLHDVFYQHHKAISEALSPTPSHQQQQLLQSQPQPPPSSSSAGGAMSSHSPSMSSSTSSVLLSQSKRMNRTNSVQEERHFHHSNDGAPPPPPPPLFPKQQYYQAQRRRSGMMGGGDLPLPIQSTPQSVIPAVAHSSILPVPPRSVVSESPAVNRKVKPIMATPPSTSATSTKSVLNDSFDSPVDLNVSVPITSPSAAFDKNQQQAPFRNESTKPFEMSDFYKYSTKFRKPSVSATSTSSSKSGETNNNTSVGDISEGMSDSPRSSTASGSSSSNGGAPPLLPAKSPKKLPPPVNQTTNGDLGDDFSSEMLAWYNAQQKQQGSHSNGNKGTSAKQSHHPTSNPATLV from the exons ATGGACAAGCTATCCAATAAACTCCGTCTCGTTCGGAGTCAATCGATGGGCGTGGGGATGGGTAGTGTGGCCATTCATCCGGATAAGATACCGGTTATGCGACGCACCCCGTCCCACGCTGATGGGCGGGCAGCCTCCATCGTCCTTTTGGATGAGAGGCGCTTGGAAATGCTCATTCAACCTCGATTGTATGCGGGTGAGCTCCTTGATTTGGTGGCTTCTCATTGCCAATTGAAAGAGAAGGAGTACTTTGGTCTGGCTGTGGTGGACGATAGTGGTCATTACACTTGGCTTCAGCTAGATCGCAAGGTTTTGGACCACGACCTACCCAGGAAGCCCCAGACGTTGACCGTCCATTTCCTGGTTAAATTCTTTATCGAAAGTATTGCCCATTTGTCAGATAACAAAACCATCGAGCTATTCTGCCTCCAAGCGCGAAGTCTAATCTTTCGTGGTACGCTCGAAGTAGAATCAGACATTGTGTTTCAATTGGCAGCGCTCTCTCTACAGGGATCGCATGGCGATTTCATCGATGATCTCACCACTCGGTCCCTCATCAAAAAGAGTCCCATCTTGCCCGCCACCGTTCTCAAGGAGAACGCCTCTATGACTTATTGTGAGGATCAAGTCATTGATCACCACAAGAAAATGAACGGTCAAACTCGCGGCCAAGCCGTGGTGAACTATATGACCATCGTGGAATCCATGCCCACATATGGGGTCCACTATTTTGAAGTGTACGACAAACGGCAAACCCCATGGTGGCTGGGGCTCAGTTGTAAGGGCATTGCCCAATACAGCTACAACGACCGAAAAGTGCCAGTCCGCGTCTTCCCTTGGAAGCAATTGGAGAATCTTTACTTCAGAGATAAGAAGTTCTCCATTGAAGTTCACGACGCGAAGCGCGTCGTTCAAACTCTAAGTAGTTTCAATTTATACGAGGATGCGTTGAAACTCGACTCCGGTAATCAAGCTAAGGATGAGCTTGTGGATGCCATTGCAGATTCCACCACTCAAGTGTCCGTGTCTCGACGAAGTTTCAACCCGGGTAGCATCCATGTGTATGTGTGGTTCGGCAAGACTCAAGGCCTTACTAAATGTATTTGGCAAAGTGCAATCTCTCAACATCAGTTCTACTTGGATCGAAAACAGGCCAAGATGCGGCATAACCCACAACGAACACTCAAAGAGATAGCCCGTGATCTATCAAGAAGCACTGCATCCCTTTCAAGTGCTAGTTCCCTCTCAAACCTTAGTCGCAGTGAATCTACTCATAGCTTGGCTGGAATTTCCACAGGTGCCGGTAGTACTTTGAGTGGGAGTAGAATTTTGACAGAAGAGGCGATGCAAGAACAGAGCGAAGAGGCCAAGAGAGCCCGCATGGAAATGATTGCGGCCTTGAAGGCTCGCCGAGAGGCTTTGGAGGCTAAACTAAAAGACAAGGAGAAGCAGCTCAAAGAGATCTGCGTCAAAGAAGGTGAATTAACCGGAGAGCTGCCTCCCGAGACTCCCTTGGCTCCGGGAGAACCACCGCCACAAATTCGAAGAAGAATGGGCACCGAGTTTGCCCTCTCCGAGGATTTACTCAGGAAGAAAAACTCTCCGGAGGAAGAACAGCTCACTGCCCTGGAATTGGAATACGAAATCCAAAGTAAGATCACCTCTGCTGCTTTGAAGTTAGCTAACGACTCAAGTGCACCAAAATCGGTGCGCAAGCAGAGGAAAATCTCTTACCAACAAACTATGCGGAAATTCCGTGAAATCGAAAATAAGCTCAACAAATTAAAGAGTACGGGTGGCAACCATCACTCTCAAATCCAAAGACGCCATCGCTCAACGACCAGCGATCTCTCGCCAGATCCTCGTCAACATTATAACCGTCGGAGCAGTGCCGAGGACATTCGGCGAGGAATTTCTGTCCCCGACCTGGATGCAGTCTCACATCGTCAAACTCCACCTAATGGGTTCTTGGAAAGTATTGATGACGTTGACGGGTTTTCTCCTCGGTCTTGTCCCAATTCCCCAAGAaagaatttcaacaatcaAAAACCTCCAGACAGTATCAGCCTCGAGCATCCCAACTCTCATAG GGCGCCCACTATCACATCAGGCTACATTCCGTCCTCTGTGTACTTGAGGTCTTCATATAGGGCCAAACAGTTCCCGACCTTGAGCACCAACTCCTCAAAAGTACCTCTTTTGGCCACGGCTGAAAGGGGCGTTGACTCGTCGGGTCGATCTGCTACACTGCCCACTTCACCATTTAGAAACAAGTATGAGGATCCGCGACTGACTCAATGCGACTCTCCTGTGGGATTGTACAACATTCCCCAACAGAGAACGAGCCAAGCATTTTCTTCCTTGGATGACATTGATGCTCTCACGACAAATACCTTGAACCGAGCTTCTGCGTTGAACTCTGGCAGCAACATCTCGATTCAAGGGCCTCAACCTCCACCCAAAGCAACTTCGCGGAGTCATTTAGGAGGGCAGTTCGGGCCCATGCGAATGGGAAGCTCTTCGCCGTCCAATCAGTACCCCAGCCTCGAACGAGCCATGCGGAGGCGTCAGCCTGGGCTGAatcccttgatggccaatagGGAGTTGCCAGCCTTACCTAAATCCTCCAGCCCAACAGTAAGGTCATCCATCGAGTCCTTGTCTTCGGCATCACTGTCTTCTCGAGTCGAGTCCGCTCGAAGCATGGAAGATCTGGAATCGTTGGAGGCCTCTGGCTTTCGAGGACATTCTAAGATGCAATACAGAGAGGTCATGATCAATGGCAATCCCAGTTCCACGGGTTCTCATGATGACCCTCTGGATCCAAGTTTGATGGCCGATGCAATGAGTAAGATGAACCTAAGCAGTCGGCCTCATCACCTTAGAAATACAGAAGAATACCCGCCACACTACTCTCCCTCGTCCTCCACGACATCTGTGATATCCTCCTCAGGCGTAGCTTCTTCCAAAGGTAGTCATCATATGTTGGGTATCCGGCCACTAGAAACGGGTGGACCCTATCCCAGCTCTCATGCCAAATTGGGGACGTTGTTACCAGGACAAACCTACCCGGAGCCATCAGCTAAACCCCTAGCGCCTGCCATTGGGCTCCATGATGTGTTTTATCAGCATCACAAGGCAATTTCAGAGGCCTTGAGCCCGACCCCATCgcatcaacagcaacagctATTGCAGTCGCAACCACAGCCACCACCTTCCTCATCATCAGCGGGAGGCGCCATGTCCTCACATAGTCCGTCCATGTCATCCAGTACCTCATCAGTCCTTTTGTCACAATCCAAAAGAATGAACCGCACTAATTCCGTCCAAGAGGAACGACATTTCCATCACTCCAATGATGgggctcctcctcctccgccacCCCCTCTCTTCCCCAAGCAACAGTATTATCAAGCTCAAAGACGACGGAGTGGCATGATGGGGGGCGGAGATCTCCCCCTGCCGATTCAGTCCACCCCTCAAAGTGTGATTCCTGCAGTGGCACATTCTTCGATCCTGCCCGTTCCTCCTCGATCGGTAGTGAGCGAATCTCCGGCAGTGAACCGAAAGGTCAAACCCATCATGGCAACCCCACCATCCACGTCGGCAACGTCCACAAAGAGCGTCTTGAATGACTCGTTTGATTCTCCAGTGGACCTTAATGTGAGTGTCCCAATCACTTCACCTTCCGCTGCCTTCGACAAAAACCAACAGCAAGCCCCATTTCGTAATGAATCCACCAAACCCTTTGAAATGTCGGATTTCTACAAGTACAGCACCAAATTCAGGAAACCCAGTGTGTCCGCAACTTCGACATCGAGCAGCAAATCCGGGGAGACCAATAATAATACCTCAGTTGGTGACATCAGTGAGGGTATGAGCGATTCCCCCAGAAGCAGTACGGCTAGCGGAAGCAGTAGTTCGAATGGAGGTGCTCCACCCTTGCTCCCAGCCAAATCGCCGAAGAAACTCCCTCCTCCCGTTAATCAGACGACGAACGGGGATTTAGGAGACGATTTTTCCAGCGAGATGTTGGCCTGGTACAATGCCCAACAGAAACAGCAAGGTTCTCATTCGAATGGAAACAAAGGGACATCCGCCAAGCAATCCCATCATCCAACCAGCAATCCGGCCACATTGGTGTAA
- the LOC131887751 gene encoding RAD52 motif-containing protein 1-like translates to MMTEDEIDIELIPFQNPQIPNLYIPKIRWLESSSALIHMIKTVFSKFGLLHSVFADKSGDEEDSWFSYVTFFSLYSVIKAKKELHQNWTVNENKCSVVQKIRKSITDLPLSVRNCEELANHYLGFNGWNSKILYHRLESSPMTDGDPGLKKSVKYCTAIELTFTIYPGLRCEGAGMACQEFDAQKPEEKAKAMHFAQKHSRSAALQNAFAKVILVIVNNSKVSVEIDNTKLDPFYYDPIWEKYEVNVDDVDYVISEDEAHESLVEFDP, encoded by the exons ATGATGACCGAGGATGAAATTGATATCGAACTAATTCCCTTCCAAAACCCCCAAATTCCTAATTTATACATCCCAAAGATACGATGGCTAGAATCTTCATCGGCGTTAATACATATGATCAAGACTGTCTTTTCAAAGTTCGGATTGCTTCATTCGGTTTTCGCAGATAAATCTG GCGACGAAGAAGATTCATGGTTCTCATACGTGACGTTTTTCTCCTTATACTCCGTGATTAAGGCGAAAAAAGAACTTCATCAAAATTGGACCgtgaatgaaaacaaatgcTCCGTGGTTCAAAAAATTAGGAAGTCCATCACAGATCTGCCTTTGTCCGTTCGGAACTGTGAGGAGCTTGCCAATCATTATTTAGGTTTCAATGGCTGGAATAGCAAGATTCTTTACCATCGGCTAGAGTCCAGCCCAATGACCGATGGCGACCCTGGACTCAAAAAGTCCGTCAAGTATTGCACCGCTATCGAACTAACGTTTACGATTTATCCGGGATTGAGGTGCGAAGGGGCAGGAATGGCTTGTCAAGAATTCGACGCCCAAAAGCCCGaggaaaaggccaaggccatgcactttgctcaaaaacactCGAGGAGTGCTGCCTTGCAGAATGCGTTTGCGAAAGTGATTTTGGTGATAGTGAACAATAGCAAAGTGAGTGTGGAGATTGACAACACAAAGCTAGATCCCTTCTACTACGATCCCATTTGGGAGAAGTATGAAGTCAACGTCGACGATGTAGATTACGTGATATCCGAGGACGAGGCCCATGAGTCGTTGGTCGAATTTGATCCTTGA
- the LOC131887750 gene encoding heterogeneous nuclear ribonucleoprotein L-like — MNVEYRSDPDKDEHSNTAPVMPPYSTYCPMANVGVQGPLPEFGGGFNLNTPMPPAPAFQSIASPTNGRNPAFVNNRPNHILMVFVHNAIYPINTSILHRVVGGSARLVRAIILKKKLLDTVEAMMEFESICDASRIKERLDGAAIYTGCCLLEVHFAYERVFKLRVPKNCEDSWDFTVEEPASQRIRPGFKRKLEASDYEEIVDGARAKIDRPERCVLAVFELNMDMMSPERIFNLFCVYGDVLRVRFTKAKGDMALVEMSSEAQAMNVIEHLDHSFVFRRALRIRLSHQLLVLEPLSCEKAIMANGFPCFQDFSNSSKHRFSSPSKSMKNMIVPPSRLLHAFNLPLDFDTNQDLIAIFASRRGVPEPNKAKMNFPKERAHARSGFVEFRSTAAAVEALILCNHAVLGERTSNNNNNNNVRVLKLCFSIKDRIV; from the exons ATGAACGTCGAGTACAGATCGGATCCGGACAAGGATGAGCATTCCAATACGGCGCCCGTGATGCCTCCTTACTCCACCTATTGCCCGATGGCAAATGTTGGGGTCCAGGGACCTCTCCCAGAATTTGGAGGCGGTTTTAATCTTAATACTCCGATGCCTCCTGCACCAG CATTTCAAAGTATCGCAAGCCCTACCAACGGCCGCAATCCGGCATTTGTGAACAATCGACCTAACCACATCCTCATGGTGTTCGTTCATAATGCCATCTATCCAATTAACACGTCGATATTGCATCGGGTTGTGGGCGGATCAGCCCGACTCGTACGCGCGATAATcctgaaaaagaaacttttggaCACGGTTGAGGCTATGATGGAGTTTGAATCCATCTGCGATGCATCGCGGATCAAAGAGCGGTTGGATGGGGCTGCCATTTACACTGGGTGTTGCTTGCTGGAAGTTCACTTTGCGTATGAGAGGGTGTTCAAACTTAGAGTCCCGAAGAATTGTGAAGACTCCTGGGACTTCACTGTGGAggagccagccagccagcgcATTCGACCGGGATTTAAACGGAAATTGGAGGCCAGCGACTACGAGGAAATAGTGGATGGTGCCCGGGCCAAGATTGATCGGCCAGAGCGATGCGTTCTTGCCGTGTTTGAGCTGAACATGGACATGATGTCGCCTGAGAGAATCTTCAACCTTTTCTGCGTGTACGGAGATGTGCTACGAGTCCGTTTTACCAAAGCAAAAGGTGACATGGCCTTAGTAGAAATGAGCTCTGAAGCCCAAGCTATGAATGTGATTGAACATCTCGACCATTCTTTCGTGTTCAGACGCGCACTTCGAATCCGACTTTCTCATCAACTTCTCGTGTTGGAGCCATTGAGCTGCGAAAAGGCTATCATGGCAAATGGGTTTCCGTGCTTCCAAGACTTCTCAAATAGTTCGAAACATCGTTTCTCCAGCCCTTCAAAGTCCATGAAGAACATGATTGTACCCCCGTCGCGTCTACTTCATGCGTTCAATCTTCCTTTGGACTTTGACACGAATCAAGATctcattgccatttttgcctcCAGACGCGGCGTCCCCGAGCCAAATAAAGCCAAAATGAACTTCCCAAAAGAGCGAGCTCACGCCCGCTCAGGGTTTGTCGAGTTCAGATCCACGGCTGCTGCTGTGGAAGCGCTGATCCTCTGCAACCATGCCGTCTTAGGAGAACGAACTtcaaataataacaataacaacaatgtTCGCGTCTTGAAACTATGTTTTTCTATTAAAGATCGCATTGTCTAA